In Bacteriovorax stolpii, a single genomic region encodes these proteins:
- a CDS encoding EthD family reductase: protein MFKMIAVYKVPTDVNAFADWFKGHTELVRKVPHVAEVRMNKVSGGPRGASDLHLITEVCFATKEDFKAAMGSPENMACGKDAFSNYKDIVSVHFAEEEVVKF from the coding sequence ATGTTTAAAATGATTGCTGTGTACAAAGTTCCAACTGACGTTAATGCATTTGCAGACTGGTTTAAAGGCCACACGGAACTTGTAAGAAAAGTGCCTCACGTTGCAGAAGTTCGCATGAACAAAGTTTCTGGTGGGCCACGTGGAGCAAGTGATCTTCACTTAATCACAGAAGTTTGTTTTGCAACGAAAGAAGATTTCAAAGCAGCGATGGGTTCTCCAGAAAACATGGCGTGTGGAAAAGACGCTTTTTCAAACTATAAAGACATCGTCTCTGTTCACTTTGCTGAAGAAGAAGTGGTGAAGTTCTAA
- a CDS encoding enoyl-CoA hydratase-related protein translates to MENILLEYPYNNHEHIALVKLNRPKVLNALSTDLMEELVNTMLTLDKNPNVRVIILTGNERAFAAGADIAQMVTATPIDQINDQRFRTWEMLKLITKPIIAAVNGFALGGGCELAMSCDLIIAGDDAKFSQPEIKIGTIPGAGGTQRLTRAIGKSKAMMMVLTGDMIDAHTACDWGLVAKVVPAQTLMQETFELAKTISDRAPVAVRLAKEAVNKSFEMTLKDGMDFERRNFYLTFSSGDQKEGMKAFMEKRNPTYQGN, encoded by the coding sequence ATGGAAAACATTTTACTAGAATACCCGTATAACAATCACGAGCATATCGCTCTGGTGAAGCTTAATCGTCCAAAGGTCTTGAACGCGCTTTCAACTGACCTGATGGAAGAGTTAGTCAATACCATGCTGACTCTGGATAAAAATCCAAACGTCCGCGTGATTATCTTAACTGGAAACGAGCGCGCTTTTGCCGCTGGTGCTGATATTGCCCAGATGGTGACAGCGACTCCTATTGATCAAATCAACGACCAGCGCTTTCGCACTTGGGAAATGTTAAAGCTGATCACTAAACCAATCATCGCGGCCGTTAACGGTTTTGCTCTAGGTGGTGGATGTGAGCTGGCGATGTCGTGTGATTTAATCATTGCCGGTGACGACGCTAAATTCTCTCAACCAGAAATTAAAATCGGAACAATCCCAGGAGCAGGTGGAACTCAACGCCTGACTCGCGCGATTGGAAAATCAAAAGCGATGATGATGGTTTTAACCGGTGACATGATTGATGCTCACACTGCTTGTGACTGGGGTCTGGTGGCAAAAGTGGTACCAGCTCAAACACTTATGCAGGAAACGTTTGAACTTGCTAAAACAATTTCAGACCGTGCTCCAGTGGCCGTTCGTTTAGCTAAAGAAGCCGTCAACAAATCATTTGAAATGACGTTAAAAGACGGAATGGATTTTGAGCGCAGAAATTTCTACCTGACATTCTCTTCAGGAGATCAAAAAGAAGGAATGAAGGCGTTCATGGAAAAAAGAAATCCAACCTACCAAGGGAATTAA
- a CDS encoding DUF1304 family protein → MNLVANTAVILVAVLHIYFLYLEMFQWTKPLGLKIFRNDAEFANKSAVLAANQGLYNGFLAAGLIWSAMASGNEALHLKIFFLGCVIVAGLYGGYSANKKIFFIQALPALIALALVLNMYF, encoded by the coding sequence ATCAATTTAGTGGCCAATACTGCAGTGATTTTAGTTGCTGTCTTGCACATATATTTTCTCTACCTAGAGATGTTTCAATGGACCAAGCCTTTAGGGCTTAAAATCTTCAGAAATGACGCTGAGTTTGCTAACAAAAGCGCTGTTTTAGCTGCGAATCAGGGGCTTTATAACGGTTTTCTTGCGGCAGGTCTTATTTGGTCGGCCATGGCCTCGGGAAATGAAGCCTTACATTTGAAGATTTTCTTTCTCGGATGTGTAATTGTGGCGGGGTTATATGGCGGGTATTCCGCTAACAAAAAAATCTTTTTTATCCAGGCGCTGCCAGCGCTCATTGCCCTCGCTCTGGTCTTGAATATGTATTTCTAG